One window of Amaranthus tricolor cultivar Red isolate AtriRed21 chromosome 13, ASM2621246v1, whole genome shotgun sequence genomic DNA carries:
- the LOC130798361 gene encoding G-type lectin S-receptor-like serine/threonine-protein kinase At1g11330 isoform X2, translating to MTIIRQSNSIKMVPVYAFILCIFIFQLGSQFCLAINSITPTHFLKDPEAIVSNNSLFKLGFFSPPNSKNRYVGIWYNHPTVMDVVWVANRNNPLLDSGGLLSLSADGNLKVSNARNETLWSSNVTYPAAYLSVAAQLLDSGNLVVQGSTSKDDPGNDTNIWQSFEHPTDTILPNMRFVFTQNFSSKSGPRAWNSSSDPSDGRFSIGTSSLGLFQVLIRDGDQLHWRSGPWNGNIFIGTRYHNTGNGNILVNTGSFSQEGAGGMLSVVFAGANETSMSHYALNYQGTMTQTWWDDRNKNWGLLWKAPDNDCDIYGKCGEFGSCSPNNPPICSCLKGFEPKNKEEWRRGNWTSGCVRRKQLQCNVTGSSKQDGFLRLQMMKVPDNAELYTGLGIDQCRNTCLTNCSCLAYAYDTQLTCLRWSRNLIDVADLSPTGIDLYLRLAQSELGTAVIAAIVWFLWRRSRSKSLLPSLSFMNTVKKKATQPFAFGDKNQAMIDELEMLKFEKLDEATDGFHERNLLGRGGFGQVYKGILEDGKEIAVKRLSRASGQGIEEFMNEVALISKLQHRNLVKLLGCCIEGEEKMLIYEYMPNKSLDAFLFDPEKGEHLDWQKRFNIIEGVCRGLLYLHRDSRLKIIHRDLKPSNILLDKDHNPKISDFGMARIFGGNKDQASTQRVVGTYGYMSPEYAMEGHFSEKSDVFSLGTLLIEMVTGKKNNNFWHHEDSLSLLGYAWKLWNENNVVSLIDPSISAVHLQADIVRCMQVGLLCVQEFAKDRPNVSTVISMLVRDIMDLPDPKQPRFSQRQIHSNTESSPTSEQTASTNYVTTTCLTAR from the exons ATGACAATTATCAGGCaatcaaattcaataaaaatggTTCCAGTTTATGCCTTTATTCTTTGCATTTTCATATTTCAACTTGGTTCCCAATTCTGTCTAGCAATAAACAGCATAACACCAACACATTTCCTAAAAGACCCTGAAGCAATAGTTTCCAATAATAGCCTATTTAAACTAGGATTTTTCAGCCCTCCTAACTCGAAAAATCGCTATGTCGGAATCTGGTACAATCACCCTACTGTCATGGACGTCGTATGGGTAGCTAACAGGAATAATCCTCTCTTAGATTCTGGTGGATTGCTTTCATTATCAGCTGATGGGAATCTTAAAGTCTCAAATGCAAGGAATGAGACACTATGGTCATCTAATGTCACATATCCTGCTGCGTATCTCTCTGTTGCAGCTCAGCTTTTGGATTCCGGAAACCTTGTTGTTCAAGGTTCCACATCCAAAGATGATCCTGGAAATGATACAAATATTTGGCAGAGTTTTGAGCACCCTACAGACACAATTTTACCAAATATGAGATTCGTTTTCACCCAGAATTTTAGTTCGAAGTCTGGTCCACGTGCTTGGAATAGCTCATCTGATCCCTCAGACGGAAGATTCTCTATAGGTACTAGTTCTTTAGGTCTGTTCCAGGTGTTAATAAGGGATGGAGATCAGTTACACTGGCGAAGTGGTCCTTGGAATGGTAACATTTTCATTGGGACGAGGTACCACAACACTGGAAATGGTAACATCTTGGTGAATACTGGGTCATTCTCACAGGAAGGGGCAGGAGGGATGCTTTCTGTGGTATTTGCTGGTGCAAATGAGACTTCAATGTCACATTATGCATTGAattatcaaggaacaatgacTCAAACATGGTGGGATGATAGAAATAAGAATTGGGGGCTCTTATGGAAGGCACCAGATAATGACTGTGATATATATGGAAAATGTGGAGAATTTGGCAGCTGCAGTCCTAATAATCCGCCAATTTGCAGCTGTTTAAAAGGTTTTGAACCTAAAAACAAGGAGGAATGGAGGAGAGGAAATTGGACAAGTGGGTGTGTAAGAAGAAAGCAACTGCAATGCAATGTTACAGGGAGTAGCAAACAAGACGGATTTCTGAGGTTGCAGATGATGAAAGTGCCGGACAATGCTGAGTTATATACGGGTCTGGGTATAGATCAGTGCAGAAACACATGTTTAACAAACTGCTCCTGTTTGGCTTATGCATATGATACTCAACTCACTTGTTTGAGGTGGAGTCGGAACTTGATCGACGTTGCAGACCTTTCCCCTACAGGGATCGATCTCTACCTCCGGCTTGCACAATCAGAGCTAG GAACAGCAGTAATTGCTGCCATTGTATGGTTTTTGTGGAGAAGATCTCGGTCAAAAAGTCTATTGCCATCTTTATCGTTCATGAACACTGTAAAGAAAAAAGCAACACAACCCTTTGCGTTTGGAGACAAAAACCAAgctatgattgatgaattggaAATGCTGAAATTCGAAAAACTGGACGAAGCAACAGACGGCTTCCATGAGAGGAATTTACTCGGGAGAGGTGGATTTGGTCAAGTATACAAG GGAATACTGGAAGACGGAAAAGAAATAGCAGTAAAAAGGCTATCAAGAGCATCAGGGCAGGGCATTGAAGAATTTATGAATGAAGTTGCACTGATTTCGAAGCTTCAACACCGGAATCTCGTCAAGCTATTGGGATGTTGTATTGAAGGGGAAGAGAAGATGCTGATATATGAATACATGCCAAATAAAAGCTTGGATGCCTTCCTTTTTG ATCCAGAAAAGGGTGAACACTTAGACTGGCAGAAACGCTTTAACATCATTGAAGGGGTGTGCCGAGGCCTGCTTTACCTTCACAGGGACTCGAGGTTAAAGATTATCCATAGAGACCTTAAACCAAGTAATATTTTGCTGGATAAAGACCACAATCCAAAAATTTCAGACTTCGGCATGGCTAGAATTTTTGGGGGTAATAAGGATCAAGCTAGTACTCAAAGAGTTGTCGGAACATA TGGCTACATGTCTCCAGAATATGCAATGGAAGGACACTTCTCTGAAAAATCAGACGTTTTCAGCTTAGGGACACTACTGATTGAGATGGTAACCGGAAAAAAGAACAACAATTTCTGGCATCACGAAGACTCCCTGAGTCTCTTAGGCTAT GCTTGGAAATTATGGAACGAAAACAACGTTGTTTCACTGATCGATCCATCAATTTCCGCTGTACACCTTCAAGCTGATATTGTTAGATGCATGCAAGTAGGGCTGTTGTGTGTGCAAGAATTCGCCAAAGATAGGCCAAATGTCTCAACAGTCATCTCCATGCTCGTAAGAGATATAATGGATCTTCCTGATCCTAAACAACCAAGATTCAGTCAACGACAGATACATTCTAATACAGAGTCATCTCCGACCTCAGAACAAACAGCTTCTACAAACTATGTTACTACTACATGTTTGACAGCCCGATAA
- the LOC130798361 gene encoding G-type lectin S-receptor-like serine/threonine-protein kinase SD1-13 isoform X1, translating into MTIIRQSNSIKMVPVYAFILCIFIFQLGSQFCLAINSITPTHFLKDPEAIVSNNSLFKLGFFSPPNSKNRYVGIWYNHPTVMDVVWVANRNNPLLDSGGLLSLSADGNLKVSNARNETLWSSNVTYPAAYLSVAAQLLDSGNLVVQGSTSKDDPGNDTNIWQSFEHPTDTILPNMRFVFTQNFSSKSGPRAWNSSSDPSDGRFSIGTSSLGLFQVLIRDGDQLHWRSGPWNGNIFIGTRYHNTGNGNILVNTGSFSQEGAGGMLSVVFAGANETSMSHYALNYQGTMTQTWWDDRNKNWGLLWKAPDNDCDIYGKCGEFGSCSPNNPPICSCLKGFEPKNKEEWRRGNWTSGCVRRKQLQCNVTGSSKQDGFLRLQMMKVPDNAELYTGLGIDQCRNTCLTNCSCLAYAYDTQLTCLRWSRNLIDVADLSPTGIDLYLRLAQSELGNFKKNRTIIELTVILGTAVIAAIVWFLWRRSRSKSLLPSLSFMNTVKKKATQPFAFGDKNQAMIDELEMLKFEKLDEATDGFHERNLLGRGGFGQVYKGILEDGKEIAVKRLSRASGQGIEEFMNEVALISKLQHRNLVKLLGCCIEGEEKMLIYEYMPNKSLDAFLFDPEKGEHLDWQKRFNIIEGVCRGLLYLHRDSRLKIIHRDLKPSNILLDKDHNPKISDFGMARIFGGNKDQASTQRVVGTYGYMSPEYAMEGHFSEKSDVFSLGTLLIEMVTGKKNNNFWHHEDSLSLLGYAWKLWNENNVVSLIDPSISAVHLQADIVRCMQVGLLCVQEFAKDRPNVSTVISMLVRDIMDLPDPKQPRFSQRQIHSNTESSPTSEQTASTNYVTTTCLTAR; encoded by the exons ATGACAATTATCAGGCaatcaaattcaataaaaatggTTCCAGTTTATGCCTTTATTCTTTGCATTTTCATATTTCAACTTGGTTCCCAATTCTGTCTAGCAATAAACAGCATAACACCAACACATTTCCTAAAAGACCCTGAAGCAATAGTTTCCAATAATAGCCTATTTAAACTAGGATTTTTCAGCCCTCCTAACTCGAAAAATCGCTATGTCGGAATCTGGTACAATCACCCTACTGTCATGGACGTCGTATGGGTAGCTAACAGGAATAATCCTCTCTTAGATTCTGGTGGATTGCTTTCATTATCAGCTGATGGGAATCTTAAAGTCTCAAATGCAAGGAATGAGACACTATGGTCATCTAATGTCACATATCCTGCTGCGTATCTCTCTGTTGCAGCTCAGCTTTTGGATTCCGGAAACCTTGTTGTTCAAGGTTCCACATCCAAAGATGATCCTGGAAATGATACAAATATTTGGCAGAGTTTTGAGCACCCTACAGACACAATTTTACCAAATATGAGATTCGTTTTCACCCAGAATTTTAGTTCGAAGTCTGGTCCACGTGCTTGGAATAGCTCATCTGATCCCTCAGACGGAAGATTCTCTATAGGTACTAGTTCTTTAGGTCTGTTCCAGGTGTTAATAAGGGATGGAGATCAGTTACACTGGCGAAGTGGTCCTTGGAATGGTAACATTTTCATTGGGACGAGGTACCACAACACTGGAAATGGTAACATCTTGGTGAATACTGGGTCATTCTCACAGGAAGGGGCAGGAGGGATGCTTTCTGTGGTATTTGCTGGTGCAAATGAGACTTCAATGTCACATTATGCATTGAattatcaaggaacaatgacTCAAACATGGTGGGATGATAGAAATAAGAATTGGGGGCTCTTATGGAAGGCACCAGATAATGACTGTGATATATATGGAAAATGTGGAGAATTTGGCAGCTGCAGTCCTAATAATCCGCCAATTTGCAGCTGTTTAAAAGGTTTTGAACCTAAAAACAAGGAGGAATGGAGGAGAGGAAATTGGACAAGTGGGTGTGTAAGAAGAAAGCAACTGCAATGCAATGTTACAGGGAGTAGCAAACAAGACGGATTTCTGAGGTTGCAGATGATGAAAGTGCCGGACAATGCTGAGTTATATACGGGTCTGGGTATAGATCAGTGCAGAAACACATGTTTAACAAACTGCTCCTGTTTGGCTTATGCATATGATACTCAACTCACTTGTTTGAGGTGGAGTCGGAACTTGATCGACGTTGCAGACCTTTCCCCTACAGGGATCGATCTCTACCTCCGGCTTGCACAATCAGAGCTAG gtaactttaaaaaaaacagGACAATCATTGAACTCACTGTAATTTTAGGAACAGCAGTAATTGCTGCCATTGTATGGTTTTTGTGGAGAAGATCTCGGTCAAAAAGTCTATTGCCATCTTTATCGTTCATGAACACTGTAAAGAAAAAAGCAACACAACCCTTTGCGTTTGGAGACAAAAACCAAgctatgattgatgaattggaAATGCTGAAATTCGAAAAACTGGACGAAGCAACAGACGGCTTCCATGAGAGGAATTTACTCGGGAGAGGTGGATTTGGTCAAGTATACAAG GGAATACTGGAAGACGGAAAAGAAATAGCAGTAAAAAGGCTATCAAGAGCATCAGGGCAGGGCATTGAAGAATTTATGAATGAAGTTGCACTGATTTCGAAGCTTCAACACCGGAATCTCGTCAAGCTATTGGGATGTTGTATTGAAGGGGAAGAGAAGATGCTGATATATGAATACATGCCAAATAAAAGCTTGGATGCCTTCCTTTTTG ATCCAGAAAAGGGTGAACACTTAGACTGGCAGAAACGCTTTAACATCATTGAAGGGGTGTGCCGAGGCCTGCTTTACCTTCACAGGGACTCGAGGTTAAAGATTATCCATAGAGACCTTAAACCAAGTAATATTTTGCTGGATAAAGACCACAATCCAAAAATTTCAGACTTCGGCATGGCTAGAATTTTTGGGGGTAATAAGGATCAAGCTAGTACTCAAAGAGTTGTCGGAACATA TGGCTACATGTCTCCAGAATATGCAATGGAAGGACACTTCTCTGAAAAATCAGACGTTTTCAGCTTAGGGACACTACTGATTGAGATGGTAACCGGAAAAAAGAACAACAATTTCTGGCATCACGAAGACTCCCTGAGTCTCTTAGGCTAT GCTTGGAAATTATGGAACGAAAACAACGTTGTTTCACTGATCGATCCATCAATTTCCGCTGTACACCTTCAAGCTGATATTGTTAGATGCATGCAAGTAGGGCTGTTGTGTGTGCAAGAATTCGCCAAAGATAGGCCAAATGTCTCAACAGTCATCTCCATGCTCGTAAGAGATATAATGGATCTTCCTGATCCTAAACAACCAAGATTCAGTCAACGACAGATACATTCTAATACAGAGTCATCTCCGACCTCAGAACAAACAGCTTCTACAAACTATGTTACTACTACATGTTTGACAGCCCGATAA
- the LOC130798361 gene encoding G-type lectin S-receptor-like serine/threonine-protein kinase SD1-13 isoform X3, with the protein MTIIRQSNSIKMVPVYAFILCIFIFQLGSQFCLAINSITPTHFLKDPEAIVSNNSLFKLGFFSPPNSKNRYVGIWYNHPTVMDVVWVANRNNPLLDSGGLLSLSADGNLKVSNARNETLWSSNVTYPAAYLSVAAQLLDSGNLVVQGSTSKDDPGNDTNIWQSFEHPTDTILPNMRFVFTQNFSSKSGPRAWNSSSDPSDGRFSIGTSSLGLFQVLIRDGDQLHWRSGPWNGNIFIGTRYHNTGNGNILVNTGSFSQEGAGGMLSVVFAGANETSMSHYALNYQGTMTQTWWDDRNKNWGLLWKAPDNDCDIYGKCGEFGSCSPNNPPICSCLKGFEPKNKEEWRRGNWTSGCVRRKQLQCNVTGSSKQDGFLRLQMMKVPDNAELYTGLGIDQCRNTCLTNCSCLAYAYDTQLTCLRWSRNLIDVADLSPTGIDLYLRLAQSELGNFKKNRTIIELTVILGTAVIAAIVWFLWRRSRSKSLLPSLSFMNTVKKKATQPFAFGDKNQAMIDELEMLKFEKLDEATDGFHERNLLGRGGFGQVYKGILEDGKEIAVKRLSRASGQGIEEFMNEVALISKLQHRNLVKLLGCCIEGEEKMLIYEYMPNKSLDAFLFDPEKGEHLDWQKRFNIIEGVCRGLLYLHRDSRLKIIHRDLKPSNILLDKDHNPKISDFGMARIFGGNKDQASTQRVVGT; encoded by the exons ATGACAATTATCAGGCaatcaaattcaataaaaatggTTCCAGTTTATGCCTTTATTCTTTGCATTTTCATATTTCAACTTGGTTCCCAATTCTGTCTAGCAATAAACAGCATAACACCAACACATTTCCTAAAAGACCCTGAAGCAATAGTTTCCAATAATAGCCTATTTAAACTAGGATTTTTCAGCCCTCCTAACTCGAAAAATCGCTATGTCGGAATCTGGTACAATCACCCTACTGTCATGGACGTCGTATGGGTAGCTAACAGGAATAATCCTCTCTTAGATTCTGGTGGATTGCTTTCATTATCAGCTGATGGGAATCTTAAAGTCTCAAATGCAAGGAATGAGACACTATGGTCATCTAATGTCACATATCCTGCTGCGTATCTCTCTGTTGCAGCTCAGCTTTTGGATTCCGGAAACCTTGTTGTTCAAGGTTCCACATCCAAAGATGATCCTGGAAATGATACAAATATTTGGCAGAGTTTTGAGCACCCTACAGACACAATTTTACCAAATATGAGATTCGTTTTCACCCAGAATTTTAGTTCGAAGTCTGGTCCACGTGCTTGGAATAGCTCATCTGATCCCTCAGACGGAAGATTCTCTATAGGTACTAGTTCTTTAGGTCTGTTCCAGGTGTTAATAAGGGATGGAGATCAGTTACACTGGCGAAGTGGTCCTTGGAATGGTAACATTTTCATTGGGACGAGGTACCACAACACTGGAAATGGTAACATCTTGGTGAATACTGGGTCATTCTCACAGGAAGGGGCAGGAGGGATGCTTTCTGTGGTATTTGCTGGTGCAAATGAGACTTCAATGTCACATTATGCATTGAattatcaaggaacaatgacTCAAACATGGTGGGATGATAGAAATAAGAATTGGGGGCTCTTATGGAAGGCACCAGATAATGACTGTGATATATATGGAAAATGTGGAGAATTTGGCAGCTGCAGTCCTAATAATCCGCCAATTTGCAGCTGTTTAAAAGGTTTTGAACCTAAAAACAAGGAGGAATGGAGGAGAGGAAATTGGACAAGTGGGTGTGTAAGAAGAAAGCAACTGCAATGCAATGTTACAGGGAGTAGCAAACAAGACGGATTTCTGAGGTTGCAGATGATGAAAGTGCCGGACAATGCTGAGTTATATACGGGTCTGGGTATAGATCAGTGCAGAAACACATGTTTAACAAACTGCTCCTGTTTGGCTTATGCATATGATACTCAACTCACTTGTTTGAGGTGGAGTCGGAACTTGATCGACGTTGCAGACCTTTCCCCTACAGGGATCGATCTCTACCTCCGGCTTGCACAATCAGAGCTAG gtaactttaaaaaaaacagGACAATCATTGAACTCACTGTAATTTTAGGAACAGCAGTAATTGCTGCCATTGTATGGTTTTTGTGGAGAAGATCTCGGTCAAAAAGTCTATTGCCATCTTTATCGTTCATGAACACTGTAAAGAAAAAAGCAACACAACCCTTTGCGTTTGGAGACAAAAACCAAgctatgattgatgaattggaAATGCTGAAATTCGAAAAACTGGACGAAGCAACAGACGGCTTCCATGAGAGGAATTTACTCGGGAGAGGTGGATTTGGTCAAGTATACAAG GGAATACTGGAAGACGGAAAAGAAATAGCAGTAAAAAGGCTATCAAGAGCATCAGGGCAGGGCATTGAAGAATTTATGAATGAAGTTGCACTGATTTCGAAGCTTCAACACCGGAATCTCGTCAAGCTATTGGGATGTTGTATTGAAGGGGAAGAGAAGATGCTGATATATGAATACATGCCAAATAAAAGCTTGGATGCCTTCCTTTTTG ATCCAGAAAAGGGTGAACACTTAGACTGGCAGAAACGCTTTAACATCATTGAAGGGGTGTGCCGAGGCCTGCTTTACCTTCACAGGGACTCGAGGTTAAAGATTATCCATAGAGACCTTAAACCAAGTAATATTTTGCTGGATAAAGACCACAATCCAAAAATTTCAGACTTCGGCATGGCTAGAATTTTTGGGGGTAATAAGGATCAAGCTAGTACTCAAAGAGTTGTCGGAACATA A
- the LOC130798161 gene encoding peptidyl-prolyl cis-trans isomerase CYP21-4-like yields the protein MARIKPQALLQQSKKKKAPSRISLTTILLFSLVVFIVVFFICSAYKHFSHRSVNTEEQIRFGGRKGLSDPKNVEVPKYVIIRTSKGTIGVELFKDGSPGIVDEFIELCQKGHFKGMQFHRVIKHYVIQAGDVHSIGPAEEWTLKGKHYTNLDRSVKHEAFMLGTSKAKHDNKGFELYITTAPIPDLNEKITVFGRVIKGEEVVQEIEEVDTDDHYVPKSAIGIMDVTLEHKL from the exons ATGGCAAGAATAAAGCCACAAGCTTTGTTGCAGCAAAGCAAGAAGAAGAAGGCACCAAGTAGGATCAGTCTTACAACCATACTTTTATTCAGCTTGGTTGTTTTCATTGTTGTTTTCTTCATTTGCTCTGCTTACAAACATTTTTCACACAG GTCAGTGAATACAGAGGAGCAGATTCGTTTTGGAGGTCGTAAG GGTCTTAGTGATCCAAAGAATGTTGAAGTTCCGAAATATGTG ATCATCCGTACTTCAAAAGGCACAATCGGTGTGGAGCTATTCAAGGATGGATCTCCTGGAATTGTTGATGAATTTATTGAGTTGTG TCAGAAAGGGCATTTCAAAGGGATGCAATTCCACCGTGTGATAAAGCACTACGTGATACAGGCAGGGGATGTCCACAGTATTGGACCGGCTGAAGAATGGACTCTCAAGGGGAAGCACTACACCAATCTTGATAGAAG TGTAAAGCATGAGGCTTTTATGCTTGGAACTTCTAAGGCAAAGCACGACAATAAAGGATTTGAGCTATATATAACAACTGCACCTATTCCCGATCTTAACGAGAAGATTACTGTTTTTGGAAGAGTTATCAAGGGAGAGGAGGTCGTTCAG GAAATCGAGGAGGTGGATACCGATGATCATTACGTCCCAAAGTCAGCCATTGGCATCATGGATGTGACCCTTGAACATAAGCTATAA
- the LOC130798729 gene encoding transcription factor MYB108-like, which yields MDNLKNLSSNYANEIIYESWETIIRVCNEEDDELKTELRKGPWTSDEDSKLTSSVAIHGEGRWDCLASLAGLKRSGKSCRLRWLNYLRPNLRRGTFTLEEQLLILELQFRWGNRWSKIAESLPGRTDNEIKNYWRTKVQKLARQFRCNVNSPEFRDALRNIWIPRLVEQIQANAISNHKEAQNESPTYDSGIALHHNIYTTNNNINNNNSENCCFVDGPTFWASTCLDQSVVGPNYVGSQPIISYDEAHIFSESNSSAELDPNWEEIHEILMDSVNDVDYIWFWQPQID from the exons ATGGATAATCTGAAGAATTTATCCAGCAATTATGCAAATGAAATCATTTATGAAAGTTGGGAAACAATAATTAGGGTTTGtaatgaggaagatgatgaactCAAGACGGAATTACGAAAAGGTCCTTGGACTTCTGATGAGGACTCTAAGCTTACTTCCTCCGTAGCTATCCATGGTGAAGGACGTTGGGATTGTCTTGCTAGTCTTGCTG GGCTGAAACGATCAGGGAAAAGTTGTAGGTTAAGATGGCTAAACTATTTACGTCCAAATCTGCGACGTGGTACTTTCACCCTAGAAGAACAACTTCTCATCCTTGAACTTCAGTTTCGTTGGGGAAACAG atGGTCTAAAATAGCTGAAAGTCTACCGGGAAGAACAGATAACGAAATCAAAAACTATTGGAGGACCAAGGTACAAAAGCTAGCAAGACAATTCCGATGCAACGTAAATAGCCCAGAGTTTAGGGATGCTTTACGAAATATATGGATCCCAAGGTTGGTTGAACAAATTCAAGCTAATGCAATATCAAATCACAAGGAAGCACAAAATGAAAGCCCAACGTATGACTCCGGAATTGCGTTGCatcataatatttatactaccaataacaatattaataataataactcagAAAATTGTTGCTTCGTTGATGGTCCCACATTTTGGGCTTCAACATGTTTGGACCAATCTGTGGTTGGGCCTAATTATGTGGGTTCTCAGCCCATTATCTCTTATGATGAGGCCCATATTTTTTCTGAGTCCAATTCATCGGCTGAATTGGATCCAAACTGGGAGGAGATCCATGAGATCTTAATGGATAGTGTTAATGATGTGGATTATATCTGGTTTTGGCAACCACAAATAGATTAG